In Molothrus aeneus isolate 106 chromosome 3, BPBGC_Maene_1.0, whole genome shotgun sequence, a single genomic region encodes these proteins:
- the BEND3 gene encoding BEN domain-containing protein 3: MNSAEITDDDEVKIPKKNVKVETENEDEALDCSVTSRSAEKHSLDGAVTCLQDSIKRKQSSLGCDGSGGQQDALPSVKKRRFTQEGSLSNMRNRDAGSPTQVNAEQPSKSKNSNVTWLCEEESFSDIITPSYKKPLYGISHKITEKKNPPGAEQFASYELFEKINPSSPSQIRTLNDQRKRDSAIAVAAATADSESNIYSLIQKMFYTLNTLNTNMTQLHSKVDLLSLEVSRIKKQVSPAESVADFKPPPEYQLTSTELKQIMDQSTSGGDLACRLLVQLFPELFSDDEFGRSCSACGFLNKRKLESLHLQLIRNYVEVCYPSVKNTAVWQLECLPQVNDFFNRFWAQREMENSQQNVQSSSFYETEQVESSHFMEDKEQEEALSLDRSNVIASDYMLDAQDLNEFLDEASSPGEFSVFLLHRLFPELFDHRKLAERYSCFGDSGKQLLDPHRLQIIRRYTEIYFPDVQEEEAWLQQCVQRINDELESTYMDGSECDQMRDDCYDSSSLPDDVSIIKVEDSFEYEKPGRRSKKIWLVPIDFDKLDFPPPDFDVPVPDYLLNKEQIKSIYESSLSIGNFASRLLVLLFPELFTHENLRKQYNCSGSLGKKQLDPTRIKLIRHYVQILYPRAKNDRVWTLEFVGKLDERCRRRDTEQRRSYQQQRKIHVPGPDRREFLTYAINPERFREEFEGPPLPPERSSKDFCKIPLDELVVPNPDFPVPSLYLLSDKEIREIVQQSLSVGNFAARLLVRLFPELFTPENLRLQYNHSGACNKKQLDPIRLRLIRHYVEAVYPVEKMEEVWHYECIPSIDERCRRPNRKKCDILKKAKKAKKVTGSLNC, translated from the exons ATGAATTCAGCTGAAATCACTGATGATGATGAAG taaaaattcctaaaaaaaatgtgaaagtagaaacagaaaatgaagatgaagCTCTAGACTGCTCAGTAACTTCCAGATCTGCTGAGAAACACTCACTGGATGGTGCAGTGACTTGCCTACAGGATTCCATCAAACGGAAACAGAGCTCCCTTGGCTGTGATGGGTCAGGAGGCCAGCAGGATGCCTTACCCAGCGTGAAGAAGAGACGCTTTACACAAGAG GGTTCCCTTTCAAACATGAGGAACAGAGATGCTGGCTCACCCACTCAGGTAAATGCAGAGCAGCCAAGCAAGAGCAAGAATTCTAATGTAACATGGCTCTGTGAAGAAGAATCCTTCAGTGACATAATCACTCCATCTTATAAAAAACCTCTCTATGGCATCTCACACAAAATCACAGAGAAGAAGAACccaccaggagcagagcagtttGCTTCTTACGAGTTGTTTGAAAAAATCAACCCCAGCAGTCCCTCACAAATTCGGACTTTGAACGATCAACGCAAAAGAGACTCAGCCATTGCAGTAGCGGCAGCCACAGCAGATTCAGAATCAAATATATATTCTTTgatacagaaaatgttttacaCCTTGAACACACTCAACACCAATATGACTCAGCTTCACAGTAAAGTTGACCTCTTGTCTCTGGAGGTTAGCAGAATTAAAAAGCAAGTCAGTCCAGCAGAGTCTGTTGCTGACTTCAAGCCTCCCCCGGAGTACCAGCTGACTTCTACGGAACTCAAACAAATCATGGATCAAAGCACATCGGGCGGGGACCTGGCTTGCCGGTTGCTCGtgcagctcttcccagagctcttcagtgACGATGAgtttggcaggagctgcagtgcatGTGGCTTTCTCAACAAAAGGAAACTTGAATCTCTTCATCTGCAGCTTATTCGTAACTATGTGGAAGTTTGTTATCCTTCTGTGAAGAATACAGCTGTGTGGCAGTTGGAGTGTTTGCCTCAAGTCAATGATTTTTTCAATAGATTTTGGGCtcaaagggaaatggaaaacaGTCAGCAGAATGTGCAATCATCCAGTTTTTATGAGACTGAGCAGGTCGAATCCTCTCATTTTATGGAGGATAAAGAGCAGGAAGAAGCTTTGTCCTTGGACAGGAGTAATGTCATTGCCTCAGATTACATGCTGGATGCTCAGGATCTCAATGAATTTTTAGATGAAGCTTCTTCACCAGGagagttttctgtttttttgttaCATAGACTGTTTCCAGAACTCTTTGACCACAGAAAATTAGCTGAAAGGTACAGCTGCTTTGGAGACTCTGGAAAACAACTGCTGGATCCTCATCGGCTTCAAATAATCCGTAGGTACACTGAAATTTACTTTCCAGACGTGCAAGAAGAAGAAGCCTGGTTGCAGCAGTGTGTTCAGCGAATAAATGATGAGCTTGAAAGTACGTATATGGATGGAAGTGAATGTGACCAGATGAGAGATGACTGTTACGATTCTTCTAGTTTACCAGATGATGTATCAATCATAAAAGTGGAAGACAGTTTTGAATATGAAAAGCCTGGCAGACGGTCCAAAAAAATTTGGCTTGTACCCATAGATTTTGACAAACTTGACTTTCCCCCTCCTGATTTTGATGTCCCTGTCCCGGATTACCTGTTGAACAAAGAACAGATTAAAAGCATATATGAAAGCAGTCTTTCCATAGGCAACTTTGCTTCCCGATTGCTTGTTCTCCTATTTCCTGAACTATTTACTCATGAAAACTTACGGAAGCAATACAACTGTAGCGGATCTTTAGGCAAGAAACAGCTTGACCCCACTAGAATTAAATTAATTCGACATTATGTGCAGATACTGTACCCCAGAGCAAAGAATGACAGAGTGTGGACATTAGAGTTTGTTGGGAAGCTTGACGAGAGGTGTCGACGAAGAGACACGGAGCAAAGGCGCTCGTACCAACAGCAACGGAAAATCCACGTGCCAGGGCCCGACAGGAGGGAATTTCTCACCTATGCAATAAACCCTGAGAGATTTCGGGAAGAATTTGAAGGGCCGCCACTGCCACCGGAAAGAAGCAGCAAGGATTTTTGCAAGATACCACTTGATGAACTTGTTGTTCCTAATCCAGACTTCCCTGTGCCTTCTCTGTATTTGCTGTCTGACAAGGAGATAAGAGAGATAGTGCAGCAGAGCCTGTCAGTCGGCAACTTTGCTGCCAGGCTTCTTGTAAGACTCTTCCCTGAACTCTTTACTCCGGAGAATCTGAGACTGCAGTACAACCATTCAGGTGCTTGTAATAAAAAACAGCTTGATCCCATCAGACTGAGACTGATCCGTCATTACGTGGAGGCAGTTTATCCTGTGGAGAAAATGGAAGAGGTGTGGCATTATGAATGTATACCGAGCATCGATGAAAGGTGCCGGCGTCCTAACAGAAAAAAGTGTGATATACTGAAAAAAgctaagaaagcaaaaaaagtgACAGGTTCTTTAAACTGCTAA